The Candidatus Paceibacterota bacterium sequence AAAAAATCTTTGCAATCATCCGTTCATCGGTTGAGCGCTATGGATACCAGGAGTACAACGCTTCCCCACTTGAATCTACAGAACTATATCTTTCAAAGACGAGTGATGAGATTGTAAACGAACAAACATATACATTTATCGACCGAGGTGATCGTAGTGTCACACTCCGACCAGAAATGACACCGACAGTTTCTCGAATGGTTGCAGCAAAAATGAAAGCACTTTCATACCCTATTCGTTGGTACTCAATTCCAAATGTTTTTCGATATGAAAAACCACAGCGTGGTCGCCTTCGAGAGCACTACCAATTAAACGTTGACCTCTTTGGTATGGAAGGGATCGAGGCTGACACAGAAATTGTGCAACTTGCATCATTTATCCTCACTTCTTTTGGAGCGAAGGAGTCTGATTTCGTAATCAAGCTCAATTCACGATCACTCATGAATGCGTTGTTTAGCGATCTAGGATTAACTCCTGACAAGCAAAAATCAGTTATCCGCTTGATTGATAAAATCAAAAAAATCAGTAAGGAAGATGTACAAACCGAACTCAATTCAATTTGTGACACTAGTAAGCAACAAGAAGCAATCAAACAGTTTATTGCTGGAAACATTATTTCAACTAATGAAGCCGTACAAAACGCAAAACAGGAACTAGACTCATTCATTGAAAACCTTGCAAAGATAGGTATTACAAATGCAGAAATTGATCTGACTCTCGCACGTGGTTTTGATTACTACACCGGTATTGTCTTTGAAGTCTTTGACACAGATCCAAAAAATAACCGATCACTCTTCGGTGGCGGTAGATACGATGGACTTACAACACTCTTTGGAGAAAAAGCACTTCCTGCTGTTGGATTTGGGATGGGCGACGTGACACTTCAAGATTTTCTTGAGGCGCGTTCAATTACACCAAAAACTGAACCTGCGGCTGATATCTACATTTGCCGAGCTGGAATTTCGTTTGAACAAGCAAGTATTGTTGCTGATGACTTACGTCGGACTGGCATTCGAGTACTTGTTGACCTTTCTACAAAAAAGATTGGAGACCAGATTAGCAAGGCATCAAAAGAAAACATTCCGTATGTGCTTGTTATAGGCGAAAACGAGCTACAAAATAAGGCATTTGAACTCAAGAACCTTGCTGATGGTTCAGTGACTACAGGCTCTATAACTGAGATTGTTGAACAATTCAACGATCGTACCGTATAATCGCCACATGCGATTCGTAGTATTCGACCTAGAAACCAAAAATATATTCTCTGACGTAGGCACATCTGACCCTACACTTCTAGACCTATCTATAGCTGGAGCATATGACTCTGAGACAGATAAGTACTATACCTTTCTTGAATCAGAGCTATATAAGTTGTGGCCAATGATCGAGAAAGCCGACCTTTTGATTGGATACAATTCTGATCATTTCGATATCCCCCTCCTTAATAAATATTATCCTGGAGACTTGTATCAAATTCGAAGTTTAGACTTACTTAAAGAAATCCGAGCGTCTCTTGGACGACGTATTAAACTTGATCAAGTAGCTGAAGGAACACTCAAAGAAAAAAAGAGCGGTAACGGGCTTGAAGCTGTTGAGTGGTGGAGAACTGGAGAAATAGATAAAATTCGCGAGTATTGTATCAAGGATGTTGAGATTACAAAGAAAATTTATGAGTACGCACTCAAGCACAATAAGCTTCGTTTTGCAGAAGGCGGCAAAGTCACGTCAATTCCACTCGATACTTCAAAATGGCTCGAAGAAACTTCTTCCCCACTGACACATACACTTCCATTCTAGATATACCTCAATGGTATACTTGTGCGTATGGAACCAAACAATAATTCAAACATGTACGGCCCGCAGAGTGGAGCGCAGCCGCAACAGTATTCACAAATACCACCACAAAAAAAACCAATATTATCTATACCAGTTGCAATCCTTATTGGTATGGCACTTATTGCAGGTGCAATCATTTTTAAAGATATATGGTTTAACAAGGGAAACACTGTAGAAAACGACCCCCTTGCTCAAAACAATATCGAAATCAAGGATGTTACGGAGGATGATCACATTCTAGGTGACCCAAATGCTGATGTTATCCTTATCGAATACTCAGACTTTGAGTGTCCTTACTGTAAGCAATACCACCCCACTCTTAAGCGAATTATTGACGAATATGGTCCTTCAGGAAAAGTTGCATGGGTATACCGACATTTTCCACTCTATAAAGGTAACGAATCTAACCCACCACTTCACGCCAACGCTGGAAAACAAGCTGAAGCAAGTGAATGTGTAGCAGAAATTGGAGGAAACGCTGCGTTCTGGAAATTCACTGACCGACTGTATGAAGTCACACCAGGAAACAACCGTTTTGATATGAGTACAATCGGTGAAATCGCTGCATATGCTGGAGTTGATAAAACAACATTCCAAACATGTTTAGACAGCGGTAAATATGCAGAAAAAGTTTCAGAAGACTACTTTGCTGCAATCGCTGCGGGTGCACAAGGAACACCATACACTGTTCTTATAAAGACACGAACAGGTGAACCTCTCGTTCTTGATGCAGGTGCAGTTCCCTATCCTAACCTTAAGGGAATCATCGACGCATTTATTGCTAAATAATTCTCTCGTTTAGTAACAAAAAACCCGGGCGTAACCCGGGTTTTTTGTTTATGTAGTAGTTTGAGCAATGGCGTCAGCGAGACTACAATGCTCGCAGTCTTTTTTTCCACATCGTGAACCAACATATGCACCTGAAAGAATAGCTTGTGAAGTCTGTCTGATCTCTTCTTCAACTTTTGATACGTCTTCTTTAGTAAGTACACACTCAACCCGTGAGAGTCTGTTCTTTTCGTCCGGTTGCACAAAATCAATGACTCCAATTGTTACAGGGGTATCACTATGTGTTATATCTTTTGAAAGGAGGAGTTTATAAAAAGCTAACTGTCTAAACATGGAACCAGTTGAATCAGCAGTATTTCCAAGCACGTAATTTCTACTCCTATGTTTTCCTGTCTTGTAGTCCACAACAGCCAACTCACCACCCATTCGTTCAATGCGGTCAATTATTCCACAAAGTTCAATGTACCTTCCCTCAACGTTCATTCGAATGTCCTTAAGTGAATACTCAAGTGCAATGACTGACGAAGGATCTAATTCTGATGTGAGTGTGTACTCCGATAGTGCAATCCTTCCCTCTTCCTTAAATCGTTCTTCATCAGCAAGTGAGATTGGTTCACGACGTAATGCTTGGAGAAACGCTTGATACGCTCCCTCAGATCCTACCTCCTCACCTTTCATTTTCTTTCGAAGCCAGTGCTCGAGCGCAGCATGCATAGCCGTACCAAAAGATAAATGTGCTGGTTGAATAAACGGCACACGAAGTGCATTCATGAACACATACTTCCACGGACACTCGATATAGTTATTAAGCGCTGTAACCGTGAGTCCTTGCTCGATAAAAGCATTCTCTACAGCAAGTACCACTTGTTCTAATCGTCCTTCTTGCATGCGTCCTTTAGGTAGGTTTTCCACTTTTGGAATATCTATAACAGCGTCCCCCACTCGAAGTTCAATACGCAATAGTCCTCGGTACATTGTTGCTTCACGACCCGACATATCTACATCGTGGTATGAAACATATACCGAACTACGGGCACGAGTTACCGCAACGTAAAACAACCTTAATTCATCTAATGTTTCCGCTGATTCATCAGAAAGTGTTCCATCAGCAAGGCTTGCTGACTTTGAGATAAGTCCAGCTTGAGGAATGTGGAAAAGTGACCCTCTGTTTCCTCGTGCCCACGTAGACTCGGTCGCACTTGGAATAAAGACACGATCAAATTCAAGACCCTTTGAACGGTGTGCAGTAAGGATATACACCCCAGGGAGTGTAAAGTCATCAATACTTTCGCCCACAGAGATTCGCACTTCATTTGTCTTCATGCGCTCTAGTCGCTCTACAAAATCAGCGAGCATAGCCCCTCGATTCCTGATAGTTGTTTTTTGAGCTTCTTTTACAAGTACTCGAAGTACTAGGTCGAGTGATGATTGCATACCAACACGAACAATAGACTCATAGACACCACAGGCGGTAAATATTGATCCAAGTGCTTCAACTAACGGCTGTTCACGTCCAGCAAGTACTGCTTCGTGGAATTTTCCATATGCTTTTCCGTGACGCTCTTGTAGAATTTCTGAGATTGAGCGTTTTTCTTTTTTCGCGGACGTCAATACTTTTAGCGCGTCACTTAGTTCTATGGGCAATAATCCATAGAGCAATACTTCTGCAAGATATGTATCTTCTTCTGGTGATCGAACTGCATTAAGGAGGGTCGCGAGGCGCTTCCCTTCAACGTGTTCAAAAAAACTTGAGTCGGCGGTAGATTTAACATAGATAGACTCTTTTTGTAAGAATTGTGCATATGCTGCTGCGGTACTGTTATCTCGAACAATTATTGCAATGGTCTCATCAGCGTTAGTCTCTTGGATTTTAAGTATTTCACCTCTAACCCAATGCATTTCATCTGACTCAGTTACTGCGTGAGCAATATGAACATGACTACCAATGTTTTCTGAGCCTTCAAGTTTCATGCGAGGAATAGCATGGTGCATTCCAGTCTCGCCAATCAATGTATGTGCATTATCAAGAATATGTTGTTTTGATCGGTAGTTTTTTGCGAGAGAAATAATTTTTACATCTCGATACGCTTCTGGAAGCATCATAAAGTTTTGGATCGATGCACCCTGGAAACGATAAATGGCTTGCTTTTCATCACCCACAACAAAAATATTAGGTGCTTCGTGAAAATCAGCAACATGCTTTATCAACTGGTTTTGTGCAGCATTTGTATCTTGGTGCTCATCGACAAGAATATATAAGTATCTTTCTTGAATAACTCGTTTGATGTACTCGTGAGTCTCAAGTGCTTTATTTGCTGACACAAGCATGTCGTCAAAGTCATATAACTTTTCTGCCCTCATGCCAGCTTCATATCCTTCATACGCAGCAAGCAGTGCTTTGTTTCGCTCAATCTTTTCTACATACTCAGCAAATGCAGCCTTAATCTTTCCCTTATGAGCTCCTTTATCATGCACCTTATCTGGCTGCGCGTCGTACCATACAACCTGATTCTCAATAATTTGCTTGAGTGTTGCGGGTGTTATGTTTTCACGTTTCAAAGAACTTATGGCAACTAGAATTTTTCTGACATGTGCATATGGTGCAGCATGCGGTCGCAAGTCTTCAGCATCCTTGCGCGAATCCAGTGCTTTTTCTACAATCGCTAACCGTTCAGTTTCTTCTGCTGCTGATCCTTCACCAAACTCTGGAAAGGCCTCAGGAAATTCTTGGATGATTGCATTGGCAAATGCATGAAACGTTGTAATCGAAACCTTGTATGCAGTTTCACCCATAATACCCAACAGTCGCTTTCTCATTGAAGAGACAGCAGATTCACTGAAAGCAATAGCCAATACTGCTTCAGGAGGAGTGTCCGTTTTAAGGAGGATATTGGCGATACGCATTGCTAATATCTGCGTCTTACCTGTACCAGGTCCTGCAATGACCACAACTGGTCCCTCAATGGCATCAACCGCCTTACGCTGCTCAGTATTTAGTCGTGCGTACGCCTGGTCAAAGGTGGTGGTGGAGATGGCTTTCATATGGTGATTTTACTATATAAAAAAGCCCTGGGTTGTGCCTGAGCATTGCATCCCTCAACCATCGGCCGAGATACAAATTTCACAACACTTCTCCAGAGCTCACTGTGTATACGGTCACAGGCACCGTCCACGGCAACTAATCGCGGAAAAACTTACGACGCAATGTGTAAGTTGTCAAAGGGATATATGGTCGGCCAATGCTGATGTGCGGGCCGAATCCCTGTGATATGTGCAAGACGCGCCAAAAGTCGTCTTGATGTTCGATAGGGGCGTACCTCCCTATCTGACTGTAAGCAGAACGCCTAAATAGGAGCACCTTGTTTCCTGAGACCAGCCGAAATTGGTGACAGCAAAATACTCGAACCAGGTTACTGCTCTCGGTACTATAACAAAAAGTGAGAACTAGAAATAGTTCTTAAGCTTATTAATCTTTTCGTGCTGACGAATCTTTTCGTGCGCTTTTGCTTCAATTTGGCGGATACGTTCACGTGTTACACCGAACTTTCTTCCCACCTCTTCAAGTGTGTGCTGGATTCCATCTTTGATACCGTGACGGAGTTCCAGGATCTCTCGTTCTTTCTCAGGAAGATCGTTGAGGATTTCTCGAACTTGGTCACTCATAATACGGCGAGATGATTCTTGATCAGGAGAAAGAATCTTATCATCTGAAATAAAGTCTCCAAGTGTAGACTTTTCATCATCAGCATCTCCAACCGGACTTTCTAGTGAGACAGTATTCTGGTCAATCTTTTCAATGGTGTAGATCTTTTCTACTTCAAGACCCATTTCGTTTGCGATTTCTTCTGGGTGAGGATCGCGGCCAAGGTCTTGTGAAAGACGTCGGTATACCTGCTTATACTTAGCAATTGTTTCAACCATGTGCACAGGAACACGAATTGTTCGTGACTGGTCAGCAAGCGCACGAGTAATAGCCTGGCGAATCCACCATGTAGCATATGTTGAGAATTTGTATCCCTTCTTCCAATCGAACTTATCTACCGCTTTAAATAGTCCTAGGTTTCCTTCTTGGATAAGGTCAAGGAGTGTAAGGTCAGGGCTTCGTCCAACATACTTTTTTGCAATAGAAACCACGAGACGTAGGTTCGCACGTGCAAGGAGATTCTTTGCTTCTGCTTCACCCTTTTCAATTCTTTGCGCAAGACCTCGTTCTTCTGCTGCGGAAATAAGTGGGTACTGACCAATTTCCTTAAGGTACATTTGGATTGAGTCCTGTGAGTCTGATGCTCTACCATCAACTGCTTTTTTTCCACTCTTTTCTTCTACCGCGAAATCAAGAAGACCACCCCCTTCTAAAATATCAATACCCGCTCCAGCAAGCTTTGAATAAAAATCATCTAGGAAAACAATATCGTTTTCGATAGTTGGAAATTCTTTAAGAATTTCATCATACGTAACAAATCCTCGCTCCTTACCTTTAGCAATAAGTCGGTCAGACTTTGTTTCAAATTCCTTTGCACTTGTCTTTTTTGAACGAGGTTCTTTCTTAGTAACCTTCTGTTTTACAGCAGGTTTAGTGTTCTTTTTTACAGGTGCAGCTTTCTTCGCAACCGGTTTTGCCTTTTTAGGACCCTTGGGTGTAGAGAGTTTCTTTTTTTTCATAGGTGCGGTGATTATACTTTTTTATTAGTGCCATGCAACTCCGCGGTAAGACGTTTGATACGCTCGAGCTCACGTGCAGATTCTTCCTGCTTTCCAGCGAATTCTGCTTTTTTTAACATTGATAATGATTCTGCTAACTCGTGCTTGAGTTCTTCTGTTTTAAAATTTTCCCAAAGATCAGCTACAAATTCTTTTTGGTGGGTACTTCCTGACAGGAGTACTTCACCTTGGAAAAGCATTTCTTCAGTTGGCGATTCCACGGTTGAAAGAACAGCATGTGCAACATCATCCTTTGAAAGAGACGTCATAAATTCATGAATGCGTGATTCGTATTCTTTTACCAATGTCTCATGTTCAGGTTTGGTTGCAAGCCATGCCATTCCTGAAATGAAGTTACTCTTCACAATTTCAAGCCTGCCAGTCTGCTCTTTTTTTAGAGGCAGATTGCTTTCTTCTCCTCCTAATGAACTGGCATTTCTCGCAAGATTCTCAACTGCATGATCAAGAGATTCACGTAATCGGTGGTCCGCAATACCAGTTCTTCCTGAAACTATCCTCATGTATTTATCCTGTTGTATTGGACTTAACACCGAAGCGATAAGCGGCATCAGATGCTCTTCAAGGACAGATAGTTTTTTCTTTTCTTCTTTCTCTGCTTCCCATACATCGAGAACAAAATCTACAACATGTCGTGGGTTTGAGATTAACAAGTGCCACAAGTCTGGATCTTTAAGCACGAGGTCAGCTGGATCTTGCCCTCCTTGCAAAAGTACTGCATACACATCAAGTCCAGCGGACGCTGCAAGTCGTGCCGCTTTTAATGCAGCATTTTTTCCAGCTTCATCTCCGTCATATGCAAGGATAATTTTATCTGCGTATCTTCGGATGAGTTTTGCATGCTCAAGAGTGATTGCTGTACCAGATGTTGCAACAGCAGTTTTAACTCCTGATGTGTGAGAGAGAATCAGATCAAACTGTCCCTCAACGAGAACAGCTGTCCTGTCTTTACGCATTGCATCTTTTGCCTTATCCAACCCATAGAGAAAGTATGATTTCTTAAAGAGCTCTGTTTCTGGGCTATTTAAGTATTTCGCATCCTGACTTCCGGGCTTTGCTGCTTCACCAAATATTCTTCCAGAAAATCCAACAGTTCGTCCTGTTGGATCCAAGAGTGGGAACATGATACGTGAACGGAAACGATCATAAAATCCTGGTCCTTTTTCTGATGACTTGATGAGTCCTGCTTTTACTAACATCTCAGAAGACGTTCCACTTTTTCTTGTAGCTGTATATAACATGTCCCATCCTTCCGGAGCAAAACCGATACGCCATTCATTAATGACTTCATCGGTGATTCCACGAGAATGTAGGTATGCTAATGCTTCCGAATTTTCCTTTAGGTGCTTCTCGTAGAACTTCGTTGCACGCTCTAAGATGTCATAAAGAGTTTCTTTTTCTTGTTTTCCCACAGCATCATGCGGTTGGTGGGTTAATTCAACACCAGCTTTATCAGCAAGCATCTTAAGTGCTCCACGAAAGTCTAGACGTTCAAATTCTTGCACGAACGTGAGAATGTCACCCTTTGCACCACAACCAAAACAATAATATGTTCCTCGGTCAGGTGAGACGTAAAAGGACGGTGTCTTTTCAGAATGAAAGGGACACTTTCCCTTAAATTGCCCACCAACTTTCGCCAATTTTACGTACCAACTAACAACTTCTTCAACTGCTAGTTTTTCTTTTATGCGTTCAATATCAGAGGCCATTGATTATGGTGATTATACGTCCCCCTTTATACCAACCTTCCGATGAAGGTTTTTCTAAGAACACTCAAATTATCCTTGTGGTTCAGATGCTGCCTGCTCTGCAATTGTCTGCTGTAGTGCAGCTTTCTCTGCTGCCTTTTGAGCGAGTTCACCTTGTAACTTACCAATGATTCCTGCTTTATTGCTTCCCTTATAACCTGTTCCCGCTGGAATCAAGCGACCGATAATAACGTTTTCCATGAGACCCTTAAGTGTATCTCGTGATCCCTTAACAGCACTCTGGATAAGTACACGGTTCGTGTATTGGAAAGATGCTGCTGCAAGGAAGCTCTTTCTTGTAAGGGACACTTCTGTGATTCCCATAACAATATCTGCTGCCTTTGCTGGCTCTGTTCCTCTTTCCTTTGCCATTTTGTTTTCAAGCTCAAACTCAGAAACTTCTACAGTTTCACCAACTGTAAATGGTGTTGAACCTGGATCAGTGATCTGTGCTCGTGAGAACATTTGTCGAACGATAACTTCAATATGCTTTCTTGAAATTGTTTCTCCTTGAAGGTCGTACGGCTTTGTAACCTCAGTGATGATGTAATGCTGAGCTTTTTCTCGGCCACCATACTGAAAGATTTCATCGATAGATGCGGGACCGTCAGTAAGGATTTCTCCCTTTGTAACTGAATCTCCAACCTTAACGAAGATTGTTCGACCAGTTGCAACTGGATATTCTGTATCAGATGCCTTCACCTTCTTTCGGCTCTTTGTCTTTACGTTTGCCTCCTTCTCGTGTGCTTCAGGAAGTACGACAATCGTTCGCTCCTTGCCTTCTTCGCGGATCTCCGTGACTACTCCGTCAACGTGAGAGACGACGGCAGGGTTCTTTGAATTGCGCTTCTCGAAGATTTCTTCAACACGTGGAAGACCTTGTGTAATGTCTCCGCTTGCTGATGCAGCTCCTCCGGCATGAAAGGTACGCATTGTAAGCTGTGTTCCTGGTTCACCGATAGCTTGTGCGGCAACTGTACCCACTGCTTCACCGACTTCAACGAGCTTTTCTCGTCCAAGATCAACTCCGTAACAACGAGCACAGAGTCCTGTAACTGCTTCACAGGCAATTGGTGATCGCACTGTTACTTGGTCAGTTCCTGACTTTTCAATTCGCTCTGCATCATCCTTTGATACAAGGTGTCCACGCTTGAACACAAGCTTACCTTCAGTGTCCATAACATCCTCAGCGAGGATTCTTCCACGAACACTCTTTTGAAGTGTATTCATACCGATAGCGCTCTTTTCACGCTTAAGGATGATTCCACCCTTAGTTCCACAATCGTCTTCAGCAATGATGACGTCTTGCGCAACAACGAAGAGCTTACGTGTAAGATATCCAGCCTTAGCTGTGTTAAGAGCGGTGTCGGTTAGACCCTTACGTGATCCGTGAGTTGTAATGAAGTATTCAATCGGTGAAAGTCCTTCCTTTGAGTTCGAGAGAATTGGGAACTCGAGCACTTCTCCCTTTGTTGAGGCGATAAGTCCTTTCATTCCGGCCATCATCGTAATCTGTGAGTACGAACCTCGAGCACCTGACTTCACCATATCTGAGATTGATCCATCCTTTTCAAGTGCATCAGGAATCATCTTTTCAACTTGGTTCTTTGCGTCATACCAGACTTCAAGAATCTTACGGTGCTTTTCATCTTGTGAAAGAAGACCCGCATCGAATTGCTGGATGATGATATCTGCCTTTGCCTGAGAAGCCTTGATGACTTCACCACGCTTTTCAGGGATTTTTACATCATCAATACCCCATGTCACACCTGACATTGTTACGTATTTGAATCCGAAGGCCTTAATTCTGTCGAGAATTTCAGGAACTTGGTTAATTCCGTATCGCTGGATGAGGTCATCTACAATTGCAGGGATCTTTCCTTTTCCAATTTCCTGGTTGTTGAATGGGTAATCAACTGGAAGCACATTGTTGAAGAGAATTCGTCCAACTGTTGTCTCGAAAATCTTTCCTTCAAATGCAGCATATTTTGAACTGTCTGCTGGAGGCATGACCTTGATCTTTGCTCTAATGCCGATTGTGTTGAAGTTGTATGCAAGGATCGCTTCTTGAGGACTTGCGAAGATTTTATCTTCACCCTTTTCACCTGAAACAACCTTTGTCATCCAATATACTCCAAGTGCAATGTCCAAAAGCTTTGCAGAAACTGTTGGGTCTCCGCTTCCTGGCTTAAGAATGTTTCGGTCTGCTGCCATGATTTCACGTGCTTCAAGCTGAGCTTCAGCTGAAAGTGGAACGTGAACGGCCATCTGGTCTCCGTCGAAGTCAGCGTTAAAGGCAGTACATACCATTGGGTGTACTTGAATAGCATTTCCTTCGATGAGTACTGGCTGGAAGGCCTGGATACCAAGACGGTGAAGTGTAGGAGCACGGTTAAGTAGTACGTACTTCTCCTTAATTACATCTTCAAGAATTGCCCATACTTCAGGCACACCATCTTCGATAAGCTTTGTTGCTCCACGAATGTTAAACGCCAATTCCTTTTGGAGGATTTGTGAGATAACGAATGGCTTAAAGAGTTCAAGTGCCATGTGCTTTGGAAGACCACACTGGCTGAGCTTGAGGTTAGGACCCACAACGATAACTGATCGTCCTGAGTAGTCTACGCGCTTTCCAAGCAAGTTCTGACGGAAGAGACCACGCTTTGACTTAAGGTTGTCAGCGAGTGACTTAAGTTGTCGGCGCTGTACGAGTGATGATCCTGCTGTTGAGCTACCTTGTCGAACTGAGTTGTCGATAAGGGCATCTACTGCTTCTTGAAGGATTCGCTTTTCATTTCGAAGAATAACTTCAGGCGCACCGATTTCCATCAACTTCTTCAATCGATTGTTACGGTTAATAACACGTCGGTAGAGGTCATTAACGTCTGATGTTGCATATCGTCCTCCATCAAGCGCAACCATTGGTCGAAGACCTGGTGGAATAATTGGAATACGTGTAAGAAACATCCATTCTGGGCGGATGCCTGACTTAAGCATTGAACGAGTAAGAGAAAGTCGCTTGTTTAGCTTTTCTGATTCTGCTGCCGTTGCGTCTTCAAGTCGCTTTTCTAACTTCTCAACAAGTGTCTTGAGATCAAGATTTTTAAGAAGTGTGTAGATTGCTTCAGCTCCGATGCTTGATTCAAAAATAGTTCCGTACTTAACTGCAAATGCATGGTACTGAACTTCATCAAGAACAACTCCTTCCTGGATGCTTTCAACATCTTTCTTTGCTGATGTAAGAAGTTCCTTAAGAGCTTCTTTGCTCTTTTCATCTTGGAGTGTTGCCACCTTTGATCGGTACTCAGAATCGATATCACGGAGTACGCGAGCACGTTCCTGGTCGTGTACTTTTGTAACGATATATCCTGCGAAGTAAATTACTCGCTCAAGATCGCCCAAGCTCATTCCAAGAACCTGTCCAAGTCGTGACGGAACTGTTCTAAGGAACCAGATGTGCGAAACTGGTGTTGCAAGATCAACGTGACCCATGCGCTCACGGCGAACGATTGATCGCGTGATTTCAACTCCACATTTTTCACAAACAATACCGCGGTATCGGTTACCTTTGTATTTTCCACAGTAACATTCGAAGTCCTTATCAGGACCAAAAATCTTTTCGTCGAAAAGACCATGCTTTTCACTTCGCTGTGTTCGGTAGTTGATTGTTTCAGGCTTTGTCACTTCTCCGTATGACCATTCCTTGATTCTCTCAGGTGAGGCAAGCTTAAGAAGAATATCCGTAAACTCCGGAGTAGGTGCGCGCTTTCTAAATGTTTTTGGTGCTGTTTCCATATATGTTTTTTATTGGTACGAATTATTCTTCGCTTCCTTTTGGTGCTACGACCGTATCTTCTCCTCCAACTTCCGGCTCTGGTGCCCTTCTTGAACGACGTGGCTTATCGTCTTCGCTGTATGATTCACCTCCCATTCCTCCGAGCTCGACGTCAAGTCCGAGACCCTTAAGGTTTGAAAGAAGTACGCTAAATGATGCAGGGGTGTTTGATGGCTTAATATTTTCTCCCTTTACAATAGAGTCAAAGGCTGCGGCACGACCAACGATATCGTCTGACTTAACAGTCAAAACTTCACGAAGGTTGTATGCGGCACCGTGACCAAGGAGTGCCCAGACTTCCATTTCTCCAAATCGCTGACCTCCTTGTTGAGCTTTACCTCCAAGTGGCTGTTGAGTGATGAGAGAGTATGGACCAATAGAACGCATATGGAGCTTGTCTTCAACCATATGGTGAAGTTTCAAGATGTACATCATTCCGATAGCAATCTTTTGTTCAAATGTCTGACCTGTTCGTCCATCGCGGAGTTCTACCTTTCCGTTTTCTGGGTATCCTGCTGCAACAAGTTCTTGTTTGATTTCAGCGTCAGTTGCTCCAGAGAATGGAGGAACAATAGCCTGATATCCAAGTGTGTGCGCTGCAAGTCCAAGATGCATTTCCAAGATCTGTCCGAGGTTCATACGTGAAGGCACACCAAGTGGTGTAAGAATCACATCAATTGGAGTTCCATCTGGCATGTATGGCATGTCTTCTTCAGGAAGGATTGTTGAGATAACCCCCTTGTTTCCGTGTCGTCCAGCGAGCTTGTCTCCAACTTGGATGTTTCGAAGCTGTGCAATTTCAATATGAATTCTCTTGATGATTCCTGACTCGAGTCGGTCACCCTTTTCACGTGAGAAGACTTTGATA is a genomic window containing:
- the dnaG gene encoding DNA primase, whose protein sequence is MASDIERIKEKLAVEEVVSWYVKLAKVGGQFKGKCPFHSEKTPSFYVSPDRGTYYCFGCGAKGDILTFVQEFERLDFRGALKMLADKAGVELTHQPHDAVGKQEKETLYDILERATKFYEKHLKENSEALAYLHSRGITDEVINEWRIGFAPEGWDMLYTATRKSGTSSEMLVKAGLIKSSEKGPGFYDRFRSRIMFPLLDPTGRTVGFSGRIFGEAAKPGSQDAKYLNSPETELFKKSYFLYGLDKAKDAMRKDRTAVLVEGQFDLILSHTSGVKTAVATSGTAITLEHAKLIRRYADKIILAYDGDEAGKNAALKAARLAASAGLDVYAVLLQGGQDPADLVLKDPDLWHLLISNPRHVVDFVLDVWEAEKEEKKKLSVLEEHLMPLIASVLSPIQQDKYMRIVSGRTGIADHRLRESLDHAVENLARNASSLGGEESNLPLKKEQTGRLEIVKSNFISGMAWLATKPEHETLVKEYESRIHEFMTSLSKDDVAHAVLSTVESPTEEMLFQGEVLLSGSTHQKEFVADLWENFKTEELKHELAESLSMLKKAEFAGKQEESARELERIKRLTAELHGTNKKV
- a CDS encoding sigma-70 family RNA polymerase sigma factor, whose protein sequence is MKKKKLSTPKGPKKAKPVAKKAAPVKKNTKPAVKQKVTKKEPRSKKTSAKEFETKSDRLIAKGKERGFVTYDEILKEFPTIENDIVFLDDFYSKLAGAGIDILEGGGLLDFAVEEKSGKKAVDGRASDSQDSIQMYLKEIGQYPLISAAEERGLAQRIEKGEAEAKNLLARANLRLVVSIAKKYVGRSPDLTLLDLIQEGNLGLFKAVDKFDWKKGYKFSTYATWWIRQAITRALADQSRTIRVPVHMVETIAKYKQVYRRLSQDLGRDPHPEEIANEMGLEVEKIYTIEKIDQNTVSLESPVGDADDEKSTLGDFISDDKILSPDQESSRRIMSDQVREILNDLPEKEREILELRHGIKDGIQHTLEEVGRKFGVTRERIRQIEAKAHEKIRQHEKINKLKNYF